A single genomic interval of Cucumis sativus cultivar 9930 chromosome 7, Cucumber_9930_V3, whole genome shotgun sequence harbors:
- the LOC101214460 gene encoding pentatricopeptide repeat-containing protein At1g03560, mitochondrial, which translates to MRRALLRPSFRCSSSRPLHLLDPKSYSLYGNGKLSSKGSDYGFSQNFRFVFTNTLLPPPEWIEPFVDVSDVISSSQPLDPSPWVAQILNLLDGSSNMEHNLDSFCRKFFVKLSPNFVTFVLQSVELREKPEVAVRFFFWAGKQKKYVHKIECHVSLIELLTFSADLVKIRLVFFELKDRGLLMTESAANSLIKSFGNLGLVEELLWVWRRMKENGIDPSLYTYNFLVNGLVNSMFIESAEKVFEVMDGGKIVPDTVTYNIMIKGYCKAGKLQKAMEKFRDMEMKNVKPDKITYMTLIQACYSERDFDTCLSLYLEMEERGLEIPPHSYSLVIGGLCKQRKCMEAYAVFETMNQKGCRANVAIYTALIDSYSKNGSMEEAMRLFERMKNEGFEPDAVTYSVLVNGLCKSGRLDDGMELFDFCRNKGVAINAMFYASLIDGLGKAGRIEDAENLFEEMSEKGCARDSYCYNAIIDALAKHGKIDQALALFGRMEEEGCDQTVYTFTILIDGLFKEHKNEEAIKFWDKMIDKGITPTVASFRALAIGLCLCGKVARACKILDDLAPMGIIPETAFEDMINTLCKAQRIKEACKLADGIVDRGREIPGRIRTVLINALRKAGNSDLVIKLMHSKIGIGYDRMGSIKRRVKFRTLLEN; encoded by the coding sequence ATGAGAAGAGCCCTACTCAGACCTTCCTTCCGTTGCTCTTCATCTCGTCCTCTTCATTTACTTGATCCTAAATCATATTCTTTGTATGGAAATGGCAAATTGTCTTCGAAGGGTTCAGATTACGGTTTCAGCCAGAATTTCAGGTTTGTATTTACAAACACTCTTCTCCCACCTCCCGAATGGATAGAACCTTTCGTGGATGTCTCTGATGTAATTTCCAGCTCTCAACCGCTAGACCCATCTCCATGGGTGGCCCAAATTTTGAATCTTCTAGATGGGTCTTCGAACATGGAACACAATCTAGATTCTTTTTGTCGGAAGTTTTTTGTTAAGTTATCGccaaattttgttacattcGTTTTACAATCTGTTGAGCTTCGTGAGAAACCTGAAGTTGCTGTTCGGTTCTTTTTTTGGGCGGGTAAGCAGAAGAAATATGTTCATAAGATTGAATGCCATGTGTCTTTGATTGAACTCTTAACTTTTTCGGCCGATTTGGTCAAAATCCGATTGGTGTTCTTTGAACTTAAAGATAGGGGTTTGTTAATGACTGAATCGGCGGCTAATTCTTTGATTAAGAGCTTTGGGAATCTTGGACTTGTTGAGGAATTGTTGTGGGTATGGCGACGAATGAAGGAAAATGGGATTGACCCAAGTTTGTATACTTATAACTTTTTGGTAAATGGGTTAGTGAATTCAATGTTTATTGAATCTGCTGAGAAGGTTTTTGAGGTCATGGATGGTGGGAAGATTGTACCCGACACCGTGACCTATAATATTATGATAAAAGGATATTGCAAGGCTGGGAAATTGCAGAAGGCAATGGAGAAATTTAGAGATATGGAGATGAAGAATGTGAAACCGGATAAGATTACGTACATGACATTGATCCAGGCATGTTATTCAGAACGTGATTTCGATACTTGTCTGAGTCTCTACCttgaaatggaagaaaggGGATTGGAAATTCCTCCTCATTCTTATAGTTTAGTTATTGGTGGGCTTTGTAAGCAAAGAAAATGTATGGAAGCTTATGCTGTTTTTGAGACAATGAATCAGAAAGGTTGTAGAGCAAATGTTGCAATTTATACAGCTTTGATTGATTCTTACTCAAAAAATGGAAGCATGGAAGAGGCCATGAGGCTCTTTGAGAGGATGAAAAATGAAGGGTTCGAACCTGATGCAGTTACGTATAGTGTCCTAGTTAATGGATTGTGCAAAAGTGGTAGATTGGATGATGGAATGGAACTTTTTGATTTCTGCAGAAATAAAGGAGTGGCCATCAATGCAATGTTTTATGCTAGTTTAATTGATGGACTAGGAAAGGCTGGGAGAATCGAAGATGCAGAAAAtctttttgaagaaatgtcTGAAAAGGGTTGTGCTCGAGATTCGTATTGTTATAACGCCATTATAGATGCACTAGCTAAGCATGGGAAGATCGATCAAGCTTTAGCACTTTTTGGGAGGATGGAAGAAGAAGGTTGTGATCAAACAGTTTATACGTTCACGATTCTTATCGATGGGCTGTTCAAGGAGCACAAAAATGAGGAGGCGATAAAGTTCTGGGACAAGATGATCGACAAAGGAATCACTCCAACTGTAGCTTCTTTTCGAGCTCTTGCGATAGGGCTGTGTCTTTGTGGCAAGGTAGCCAGGGCTTGCAAAATCTTGGATGACCTTGCCCCAATGGGTATCATTCCGGAAACGGCATTTGAGGATATGATCAACACATTGTGCAAAGCACAACGCATCAAGGAAGCTTGCAAATTGGCAGATGGAATTGTGGATCGGGGCAGGGAAATACCGGGGAGAATACGTACAGTGCTTATCAATGCCTTGAGAAAGGCAGGTAATTCTGATTTGGTCATCAAACTGATGCATAGTAAGATAGGCATAGGATATGATCGGATGGGTAGTATTAAAAGACGAGTTAAATTCAGAACACTTCTTGAAAATTGA
- the LOC101214701 gene encoding uncharacterized protein LOC101214701 isoform X1, with product MAAINSFVAQRLLPYTKIEKPHLISVVHFTKSSRKFDPSDNLILSTVRRRRWGVRSVREDQELVGLEENRSEDEEHSLSLDGSEKIEAYSSSSSSSFSEDNGADEVLKGFSGRAVNATIVLGFGTLLVTKLLTIDHELWHGWTLYEVLRYAPEHNWIAYEEALKTNPVLAKMMISGIVYFLGDWIAQCYEGKPLFEFDRARMFRSGLVGFSLHGSLSHYYYQFCEILFPFKDWWVVLVKVAFDQTVWSGVWNSIYYVVLGILRSESMTDIYGELKSTFWPMLTAGWKLWPFAHLITYGVVPVEQRLLWVDSVELIWVTILSTYSNEKSEERISDASTGENEASPSSQSDKDQT from the exons ATGGCAGCAATCAACAGTTTTGTCGCTCAAAGGCTTCTTCCATACACAAAAATCGAAAAACCCCACTTGATTTCAGTTGTTCATTTCACCAAGAGCAGTAGAAAATTCGACCCATCTGATAATTTGATCCTCTCGACcgttagaagaagaagatggggtGTTAGGTCGGTCAGGGAAGACCAAGAATTGGTTGGTTTGGAGGAAAATCGTTCGGAGGATGAAGAACACAGCTTATCCCTTGATGGGTCTGAGAAAATTGAGGcatattcatcttcttcttcttcttctttctctgaAGATAATGGAGCAGATGAAGTGTTGAAGGGTTTCAGTGGCAGAGCTGTTAATGCTACCATTGTTTTGGGATTTGGAACCTTGCTGGTCACTAAATTGCTTACCATTGATCATGAGCTATGGCAT GGATGGACCTTGTATGAGGTGCTGAGATATGCACCTGAGCACAATTGGATTGCCTATGAAGAGGCTCTCAAGACGAACCCCGTTTTGGCTAAAATGATGATAAGTGgaattgtttattttctcGGAGATTGGATCGCTCAA TGTTATGAAGGGAAGCCACTGTTTGAGTTTGACAGGGCACGCATGTTTAGATCTGGTCTTGTTGGGTTTTCTCTCCATGGATCTCTTTCTCATTACTACTACCAATTCTGTGAG ATTCTCTTCCCGTTCAAAGATTGGTGGGTGGTACTAGTGAAAGTTGCATTTGATCAAACTGTCTGGTCAGGAGTGTGGAATAGCATATACTATGTGGTTTTGGGGATTCTTCGTTCAGAATCTATGACCGATATCTATGGCGAACTGAAGTCGACATTTTGGCCAATGCTTACA GCAGGTTGGAAACTTTGGCCATTTGCTCATCTCATAACGTATGGTGTTGTTCCTGTTGAGCAAAGGCTTCTATGGGTGGATAGTGTGGAGCTCATTTGGGTCACCATTCTCTCGAC CTATTCAAATGAGAAATCTGAAGAACGAATAAGCGATGCATCAACAGGAGAAAACGAAGCTTCACCAAGCAGTCAATCAGACAAG GATCAAACATAA
- the LOC101214701 gene encoding uncharacterized protein LOC101214701 isoform X2 → MAAINSFVAQRLLPYTKIEKPHLISVVHFTKSSRKFDPSDNLILSTVRRRRWGVRSVREDQELVGLEENRSEDEEHSLSLDGSEKIEAYSSSSSSSFSEDNGADEVLKGFSGRAVNATIVLGFGTLLVTKLLTIDHELWHGWTLYEVLRYAPEHNWIAYEEALKTNPVLAKMMISGIVYFLGDWIAQCYEGKPLFEFDRARMFRSGLVGFSLHGSLSHYYYQFCEILFPFKDWWVVLVKVAFDQTVWSGVWNSIYYVVLGILRSESMTDIYGELKSTFWPMLTV, encoded by the exons ATGGCAGCAATCAACAGTTTTGTCGCTCAAAGGCTTCTTCCATACACAAAAATCGAAAAACCCCACTTGATTTCAGTTGTTCATTTCACCAAGAGCAGTAGAAAATTCGACCCATCTGATAATTTGATCCTCTCGACcgttagaagaagaagatggggtGTTAGGTCGGTCAGGGAAGACCAAGAATTGGTTGGTTTGGAGGAAAATCGTTCGGAGGATGAAGAACACAGCTTATCCCTTGATGGGTCTGAGAAAATTGAGGcatattcatcttcttcttcttcttctttctctgaAGATAATGGAGCAGATGAAGTGTTGAAGGGTTTCAGTGGCAGAGCTGTTAATGCTACCATTGTTTTGGGATTTGGAACCTTGCTGGTCACTAAATTGCTTACCATTGATCATGAGCTATGGCAT GGATGGACCTTGTATGAGGTGCTGAGATATGCACCTGAGCACAATTGGATTGCCTATGAAGAGGCTCTCAAGACGAACCCCGTTTTGGCTAAAATGATGATAAGTGgaattgtttattttctcGGAGATTGGATCGCTCAA TGTTATGAAGGGAAGCCACTGTTTGAGTTTGACAGGGCACGCATGTTTAGATCTGGTCTTGTTGGGTTTTCTCTCCATGGATCTCTTTCTCATTACTACTACCAATTCTGTGAG ATTCTCTTCCCGTTCAAAGATTGGTGGGTGGTACTAGTGAAAGTTGCATTTGATCAAACTGTCTGGTCAGGAGTGTGGAATAGCATATACTATGTGGTTTTGGGGATTCTTCGTTCAGAATCTATGACCGATATCTATGGCGAACTGAAGTCGACATTTTGGCCAATGCTTACAGTATGA